The sequence CGAGACCCGGATCGTGCTCGTCGAGCCCAAGGACTCCCCCGTGCTCACCGAAGGGCGCGCCGGCGGCCACCGCATCCAGGGCATCGGCCCGAACTTCGTGCCGGACGTGCTGGACCGCTCCGTCGTCGACGAGATCTTCGACGTCGAGTTCGACGACGCGATCCGCACCGCGCGCGACCTCGCCACGCGCGAGGGCATCCTCGCGGGGATGTCGGCCGGCGCCGCGGTCTGGGCCGCCCTCGAGATCGCGGCACGTCCTGAGGCCGAGGGCCGGAGGATCGTCGTCATCGTGCCCGACTCGGGCGAGCGATACCTGTCGACCGCGCTCTACGAGCACCTGCGCGAACCGGAGGCCGAGAAGAAATGAACGAACGCATCGGATTCGTCGCCCGCGTCCGCGAGGACGTCGCCGCGGCGAAGCTGCGCGACCCCGCCGCTCGCAGCGGCCTCGAGATCGCGCTGCTGTACCCCGGGCTCCACGCGATCTGGTCGCACCGGCTGTGGCACGGGCTGTGGACGCGGGGCGCGCGCTTCATCGCCCGCGCCGGCTCGCAGGTGACGCGCTGGCTCACCGGCATCGAGATCCACCCCGGCGCGACGATCGGCCGTCGCTTCTTCATCGACCACGGCATGGGCGTCGTGATCGGCGAGACCGCCGAGGTCGGCGACGACGTGCTGCTCTACCACGGCGTGACGCTCGGAGGCCGGCAGCGCGAGGGCGGCAAGCGCCACCCCACGATCGGCGACGGCGTGGCGGTCGGCGCGGGCGCGAAGATCCTCGGCCCGGTCACGATCGGCGCAGGCTCCGTCGTCGGCGCCAACGCCGTCGTCACCAAGGACGCGCCGGCCGACAGCGTCCTCGTCGGCGTCCCCGCCAAGCCGCGGTCCCGCCGCACCGGCGAAGACACGCGCGCCCTGCTCACGACCCCCGAGTACGTCATCTGACGGGTTGCGCCGGGCCAGGCCCCTGTGCGACGCATGGCGCGTCGCCTGCGGTCAGGAGTCGCTGCCGAGGGCGGCCAGCCGCGCCTCTTCGTCCGCCTGGATCGCGGACTCGATGATCGGGTCGAGCGCGCCGTCCATGACCTGATCGAGGTTGTACGCCTTGTATCCGGTGCGGTGGTCGGCGATGCGGTTCTCGGGGAAGTTGTACGTGCGGATGCGCTCGGAGCGGTCCATGCCGCGGATCTGCGACTTGCGCGCATCGGATGCCGCCGCCTCGAGCTCCTCCTGCTGCTTGGCGAGCAGGCGGGCCCGCAGCACGCGCATGCCGGCCTCGCGGTTCTGCAGCTGGGACTTCTCGTTCTGCATCGACACCACGATCCCCGTGGGAACGTGCGTGATGCGCACCGCGGAGTCGGTCGTGTTGACGGACTGACCGCCCGGGCCGGACGACCGGAAGACGTCGATCTTCAGGTCGTTGGGATCGATGTGGATCTCTTCCGGCTCGTCGACCTCGGGGAAGACCAGCACCCCGGTCGTCGACGTGTGGATGCGCCCCTGCGACTCGGTGGCGGGGACGCGCTGCACGCGGTGCACGCCGCCTTCGTACTTCAGGTGCGCCCACACGCCCTGGGCGGGGTCGCTCGATGAGCCCTTGATCGCGACCTGGACGTCCTTGTAGCCGCCGAGGTCGGACTCGTTGCGCTCGAGCAGCTCGGTCTTCCAGCCCTTCGACGCGGCGTACTGCAGGTACATCCGCAGGAGGTCCGCGGCGAACAGCGCCGACTCGGCGCCGCCTTCGCCCTGCTTGATCTCCATGATGACGTCGCGCGCGTCGTCGGGGTCTCGAGGTATCAGGAGCCGTCGCAGACGTTCCTGCGC comes from Microbacterium cremeum and encodes:
- the epsC gene encoding serine O-acetyltransferase EpsC — translated: MNERIGFVARVREDVAAAKLRDPAARSGLEIALLYPGLHAIWSHRLWHGLWTRGARFIARAGSQVTRWLTGIEIHPGATIGRRFFIDHGMGVVIGETAEVGDDVLLYHGVTLGGRQREGGKRHPTIGDGVAVGAGAKILGPVTIGAGSVVGANAVVTKDAPADSVLVGVPAKPRSRRTGEDTRALLTTPEYVI
- the prfA gene encoding peptide chain release factor 1, with amino-acid sequence MFESVKGLIEEHAAVQVELSDPAVHADAARAKRVNRRYAELSRIVKAHEDWTAASHDLEAARELAREDEAFAEEVPALETRLADAQERLRRLLIPRDPDDARDVIMEIKQGEGGAESALFAADLLRMYLQYAASKGWKTELLERNESDLGGYKDVQVAIKGSSSDPAQGVWAHLKYEGGVHRVQRVPATESQGRIHTSTTGVLVFPEVDEPEEIHIDPNDLKIDVFRSSGPGGQSVNTTDSAVRITHVPTGIVVSMQNEKSQLQNREAGMRVLRARLLAKQQEELEAAASDARKSQIRGMDRSERIRTYNFPENRIADHRTGYKAYNLDQVMDGALDPIIESAIQADEEARLAALGSDS